CTATGCAAAAATGCATTGTCCTTAGTGGGCGTCTTTAGGTGGAACATctcaattaaattatgaaaaaggtaAACACGCTTTATTAAGTCAATATGTATACTAAGTAAAATCATTTAGTtcatttgcattaaataatGTTGATAGAAAAAGAGGGTAGCCATTGCCCCTTTCGATATTGCACAGCCTTTAATTGACTTTGTTTAACCTTTGGCCGCctcaataaaaagaaaccatatttaattcatagaaatatatttttcataaaaaacggaTCTACTTAcaaaagaattacaaaaaactGAAGaactttaagtatatatatatggggaCTGCTTATATGtacatcatatatacatatatataacgtTTCTcgtcatttttacaaaaaatatatgtatttatgtgtagGTATATGAATAGGTAGtagtatatgaaaataatatgtataattgccATCAACAATTGCTACAACACAAAAGTGAACTTATGAAATGTGGTTTGTATCACAGGAGggacaaaaattttaactgtATTTAAAGTATCTTTgttttacttcattattatgaaaatatgataCAGAAGTCGAGGTCGGTTTTAAGGAGGAGGGACGCTGCATTGGGGccatttggttttaaaaaatactttcttcaatgtggttcatttaaaatatataacatcaaatgtcgtttctaaaaaaaaatgcaattaagaaaaaattttaattttgtaacaaagagttaatttttctaaaaaaaggaagttaatttaaaaaaaaaaaaagaaaaagaattttaaggggaaaaaaatattccatttttttgttataaaacagccattattttaaacaaagaactaacttctttcaaaataaaaaaatccctcgcaatttatgaaaaaaaaacagtaaaaattatttaaatttcgtttctaaaaagaacattaaaaaaaagttaatttttgtagaaaaagaagttaattatgaaaaaggtcatttttaagagagagaaaaaaattacattaaaacacattttaaacgGAAAAAGTGTGgaaaaattctatttaaattcaaatttaaaatgaccaaaaaaagACCACACATGTTCATCTTTGCCCCAGGCCCTGCACAAATTAAAACTAAGCTTGTTGACAACAACACACACTTATCAGAATGGAACAAAGTTGTCTAATTATAAAGGATATGCCAAAAAatgtaaagatatttttgaattttgattaacACAAGGATTATTACAAGAATTTgattgatagaaaaaataaatgaaggatatatattattatgtggCTATGATATATTGAATATGCAGACTAGTAGGGCTTACAACAATCGAGGAGGACAAGGGAGGGGGGTATGATcaatacttatgtatgtatctatttGTATCAGAACACTCAAGCACTCAGAAATTTCAATTGGTAAGagacaataaaaaaagcaatatGACATGTATAATTGTGTATGGcagttatttcaaaaatgcagTACGGGGGGGCAACATGATTGGAATAGTAATAATagaactatataaaaaattaaaaattattatatcatgaTTAAAGCTTGTCTTTTGAGAAATAGAAAAGCGGCCATGAGCAAAATGATGTCGAGTGTCATCATCATATATCAatttagtgttggattggtttaaaaaaaaaactacagttCCTAGGAATGGtccatatatagaaaaaaaaaagaaaataattttatgatgaCTACAACACATGATATGGTTTAGTTACTAACTAACAATGTTTGTTATGACAGCATTGTCAACTACGTTCTTTCAGCTGTCCAGCATGacttctttcaaagagacaaggtattgaagtttaaagtaggagacttctaaaaaatatagctacgttggatggtaaaaaagatcggacccataaaaaaaaaaaaaaaggatgaaagcGGTGGGGGAAAAAGACTAATTAAAACATCCGTCCTAAAATCGATCCAACACTAAATATCATCAAAAGTAATGTCTAGGTTTTGTGGATGTTGAAAGAAAAGTTGCGAGGCCAAAACGTTGTAATAgacttatgtacataatatgattGGGGTAATAATGAATGaacgtataattaattatctctaacattattcaaattgctaCGGATCAAGGATGGTGAGATCAGGGACTCTCATGTATTACAATGTTCttgattattttacataaaaatagcaAGCAAATGAAAGGATTGTACTCGTAATGTAACATCTAcgaaagagtaaaaaaaataatatatttaataaaacaaggttaaaataataataattgtagtttttCTTGGAATATGAATGTGTGACACACACCGTGAGGGTCTGAAGAACCCCACAAATCTTCTTGAAAACGTTCTGACCCGTTTATAAAGGAATAAAGGCTCCTCATATATTATGTcgtatatatattgtgtatacttattaatataaggGAATCTTTAATAAATCTCTATAGTAGtagtaatagtaatataaaCATTCAACACTGAAAAAGAGTCctctatgtatataatttctAAGTATCAGATTCTATTTGAGTTCTATTTGATAATGATGTCAGTGATGGCGATACGACATTCGCAATAGTGGGAGTTGAGGACCTCGTTGATGACAAGGAAGAGGGTGATGAAATAAGGGATCTCCCTCTTCGACCTCCAATGcaataaattttatgtgaagCACAACAgttctttttgatatatttatgccGACAATATTGGTAGGCAAAGCTTCGTAGGAAGGCTTTGCAAGACATACTTCCCGCGATGTTATTAATACGATCGACGCATGTGTCGGAAGTATCGTCCCCTATGAAGATATAGAATACGTCATTATCATAATCAATAGGAGGCTCAAAGAAGGAAcatgttaaatgaaatatgataaaattaaaaaattattataaaagaaaaataggagAACAACAATTGTAAAAAGTATCGTAGAATACAATTGTTCATGATTACATATTTGattgatattatataactattatgattattttctaacttttattgtatgtagAAAGTACACATCCATTACACAATTAATATACCGTACTTACCGCTTACTTAACTGGTGGTCAAATTgtcatttatgtaaaataagtaCGTATTTATATGATTACCATGTCAGTTAAGATATATCAAGGTCAACTATTCAGAGCTCTTTGACTACATCCTAAAGTTAATTcaacacttttcaaaaatatgagtatatataaatcaaaaactggTTTGTTTAAAGTGCCTTGTTTTTTATTAGAGAGTTAAATGTCAGTAGTAGCTCGGAATAGTGAACCATTCACACATGTAGTAGGTATTATTATGAGTAAAACTACAAGAAATGCactaaatacataaaaagattGTTAAAAGCGACAAAAActgcattaaaaaatacacacaaagaCGCTCATcccataataaattaataaaatgatgttaAAATACTATTCCTATatggttattattaattaattatgataattaagggtatatatatatcatttaaagaGAGAGATAACTACGAAGAAATGCACTTATTTAGAAGAGGATAGGAGGGAGAAGGGTAAAAAGTTAAACGTAAGAAGAAGGAATGAAGGAAAGGttttgtatattgtattatatgatCCATAGTAGATGATCCATGATGTGAATCCTACtcctttaaattatttccaaaatggCGGAGGCGAAGAAAGAACTTACCGCCGTCATGGAGGGAGTTAGCCTTCGTCCCTCCATCGCTATTAGTCTTAGACACATTATTTTTCCTATGTCTTTGACTAACACGTCTAGGACGACTTGTAGTGGTCGTGCTTAGCGTGGTGGGTGCGGTCGTAGTAGAGGTGGTTGTTTTGGATGGGGTAGTTGAGAATTCGTAATCCTCATCTGTATAAAGGGTGgttgttgatttattttgagGGAGTGGTGTTGTGGTAGAGGAGGTAATAGGAGAAGGGCTAGGATTATTTCTAGGAATTCGTTTCCACCAGGGTAATCTGGTTGacttaattttgaaatcaaGGGGTTCAGAGGAGGTTGTTCTTCGAGTGGTTGTTGTGGTTGGTCTTTTAGTGGTGGTGGTGGTTGTGATTGTAGTGGTTGTAGTTGTCgtggtagtagtagtagttgttGTAGTTTTTCTAGTGGTGGTTGACCTTGTTGTACTCCACCAGCGCCTAATCATTTTACAAAACAATTGTCTTAAcagattcttttaaactttcaTAAACAATTAAACAAACACTTTAGAGGAGACGGGTATTATTACTATGCAATGCTTTTAGcctattatcattatattaaatgtatcatgcaaaatttatgtttatattattaaaaaccaaTCACACATTTTAGAGCGGTCAATAACTATTGACgaccaaataaagaaatatatcaaatatgccaaattaaaaatctagcaaaaaataatatacattttgtaaaatcaccatttcatcttttttttaaagtatgaaaaaacaaatagtGGAATATCATAAAGATCCCCGCGTGGGTGAAAACACGCAAGAGAGGAGAAAAAAacctgaagaagaaaaaaaactaaacttacAGATCTGTACTTTGATGAGAAGGTGCTTCCTCGAAGTCAACGGTTCCACTTCGACGAACAAATCCATCAGAGTCAAAATCCACGGCATTTTCATGTTCATTCACACATTTACCGTTTAAACACATCTAACCGattcaatcataaataattgaatgaatatactatataaataaaaataatgtaactcACTTTTCCATCTCCGCAGCGAGAACCTTCAGCTGCTGGTCGATAGGAAACGCAATATCCAGATCCAGCATCAAAACAAAATAGTTGTGCACACACCCGATCATCTTTGAAACAAGCTGATGTTCCTCGATCCTTTCGGCACTGTGCATCAAGGGATAATAATTTTCCTGGAAGAACCCTAGGAAGGGATTCATCTGAATGTGGGCTGTTGTACATGCAAGTCGCAGTCTCTCCACTACGAAAATAAGTAGTCAATTAGATCATTGCAATATATTTAAGTGAGCCTTTAAAAGATAGAAGCATACATACTTTAAGAAATGATGGAATTGTTTGACAGAGCATCGAGACCATCGGAATCCCTTGGATGTGTGTCTTAAATCACTCATGATGAAACCATCAGACCATCTACACTTTCTTGCTCCGGGCCCTCCTAGATATAGTGGAGGTGGTGAGCCGTCATGCACTGCTCCTAGTCTGTGAAATATCaggatttaatgaaatatttatttcccaatGAAATCCAAGACTACTTACAAATGCCCCAATTCATGTGCTGCAACAATAATGCCCGAGAAACCACCTGTATCCTCCACAATAGCCACTGAAttaactttttctaattttttgttgacTACACAAGCTCCTCCAACGTACGCAAAACCCGCAGTTCCACGATTGCAGTCTCCTCcatattgtgatttttttcgGCACATGTCCAATCTATGTAAATGAAGTATTAAAGGATCACTGGTCagttcctatttttttaaagtgtacaaATGAAGGCATACTTAGTTATAGCCACGGCAATGTCATAGACCGGAAGTCTTCTCTCCaagaaaagatattttcccATGTCAGTTAATGCCGCTGCAGAGTCAATTGCGTCTTTTCCAACTCGATTACGCTCCAAATAAGGTGTAGCATCTCGACCCtatcaaaaaagaagataaattgtgAATGggatcaatataaattaatgtcatATATTACCCTAGATATGATGATACCAGCAATAGAAATTTTAACACTTGGGCTCTTGAGAAGCTTGTATCTCAAATCAATACCATTCCAAAAGGAAATAACGTATCTTTTAATGGCAATATTGTCTTTTCCATGGAGtctggaaaaacaaaaaaaaaacgggaaAATATTAATGAGTGTGGGAATATTTGAgactttcaaaatttgaattttatcctCTTTGGTCTTAATTGGtttttagaccgatttggaGCAAAATATCGGTCTAGATTGGTACAATATACGTATTCCAACTTCATTCATAGACCAAAGTTTAAATCTATGACcgaattgaacaaaaatatatatatataaaagtaatttaatttttgtggtatttgataaatatcaattatttttgtagagaaaaaattacTACGAGATTGATCCAGACCACCAAATTGGGAcacaaactaattaaaattataatagtgtGAGATGGAACTagaatttcctttaaaaaaccCTCACGGAAGTCTCCCAGCAGTTGGGCATCTACGCCGTTagtaagtccgaaacgttggaatTTAGAAGGGCTCATTCAAAAAGGCTTAACTGGAcccgaaggagttaaagaaaacagcccaggccaatcacctcaagtcaatgagggtccatacaagagatcttggggtttcacatcagactgaCCAGAAggttatcaaaaaagtgtgtataaagaaccttgtgaggatGGTGAGCCCACTTTTGACTCCAGTAATGAAATACACTCATATCTctattgcaagactcttttttgGCCCCATACTGCCATGATGCGAACCCCTTTCAACTAGACCTTTTAGGTGCATGTCAATGGGAAGGTCTGCAGTATCCGTCACCCAAACACCGAAGTCCTCAAATCCACTATgaaccagcactgggacgccatgagcGAGGACTTCATCCGTAGCGGGTGCTGGGCCTACCGCCGTctcctggaagctatcattgccgtTAAGGAGGGctgcattaatgattaagagagcttagacCCACATCCATTTATTGTATTAACTTTGTTGGAAATTATGTTCctgattaatatattatatctttttgatgtttttaattcaaagttttcagattttaatagaacaCCCGgtataaggagtgggatttgtgtttatatccGTCCTTTCATATCTCTTTGCAGCTTATCTAATATGAACTTTATGATAGCCAAGTTTATCTCCTaccaaacattttttcaaattgtcaaaattatcaTGTTCATTTTAGGATTCTTTTATCATTACATAAAggcaggacatattttaaacaactttgcTAATATATAACGTATTCACTGGGCTGAGAAAAATAGAGCGGAgggaagttttattttattttaaccttGACCCTAATAGTCTATAACTTAATACAACGTTcctcaaacattaaaaaaagagtacagTGCTTTGCTTCCTGTGTTTACACCAATGAAGGAGGAAGGGGAACCGAACCACAGGAGGACTCATAGGTAATAATCAaaagaaatgtgaaaaataaatatatatatatttccttttttgaaacaCAATGAGacttcaaacaaaaacaaaatctgTACAAAAGTAgctttttatcattaaataatgtatgtatatatctatgaaTGATACAACACACATAATGCAATCTATTTAAATAGAAGATCATTAAATAACAAATCCAAAACAAAAGGTGTTCATTAAATGCGGAAGCATTtgaaaacaaggaaaaaatttcgttcttgatttttgataataatttctgttgtggcaaatatatatttatattaaaaaaaatggattcctTCCTTACCTATAACCATCATAGTCCACGATGCACAAAATCTCTGGGAATATGATGTATGGAGCCTGTCTCTTGTTTCGCGAATGAATCCTTTCCTTAACAACTCTTTCATCAATTTGAGTAAAGGCACTTTTTTCCTCATTCTCCATATGG
The sequence above is drawn from the Lepeophtheirus salmonis chromosome 5, UVic_Lsal_1.4, whole genome shotgun sequence genome and encodes:
- the sona gene encoding A disintegrin and metalloproteinase with thrombospondin motifs like isoform X1 → MRFSRKSYPIIPNTFLFFLVLGTSTSSLLHVQASQTEASSHHHAHMSMSKQELRRIFQVEHHDDVPRYEVIKIHSVIRRRRRRRSSDDDDFDEIVHRVNLRTHGQDFNLELQRNQHLLKKSFNGSNFWFADSPVGDDGNRDANISYTPHFGNEDEEEIGFPYQDPKNRAAVLLFKDKTENAFLMDGMISEDLVVKPITPDMRDRLSIPRSPRFLPFPEEEDETEEEIRSPRVISSNRLLHDDYAFLDEDEDIEDEDVMVQRNKRSSEENEIRFNSGYHIIFKRKNVGEDHSSDYHHMENEEKSAFTQIDERVVKERIHSRNKRQAPYIIFPEILCIVDYDGYRLHGKDNIAIKRYVISFWNGIDLRYKLLKSPSVKISIAGIIISRGRDATPYLERNRVGKDAIDSAAALTDMGKYLFLERRLPVYDIAVAITKLDMCRKKSQYGGDCNRGTAGFAYVGGACVVNKKLEKVNSVAIVEDTGGFSGIIVAAHELGHLLGAVHDGSPPPLYLGGPGARKCRWSDGFIMSDLRHTSKGFRWSRCSVKQFHHFLNGETATCMYNSPHSDESLPRVLPGKLLSLDAQCRKDRGTSACFKDDRVCAQLFCFDAGSGYCVSYRPAAEGSRCGDGKMCLNGKCVNEHENAVDFDSDGFVRRSGTVDFEEAPSHQSTDLRWWSTTRSTTTRKTTTTTTTTTTTTTTTITTTTTTKRPTTTTTRRTTSSEPLDFKIKSTRLPWWKRIPRNNPSPSPITSSTTTPLPQNKSTTTLYTDEDYEFSTTPSKTTTSTTTAPTTLSTTTTSRPRRVSQRHRKNNVSKTNSDGGTKANSLHDGGDDTSDTCVDRINNIAGSMSCKAFLRSFAYQYCRHKYIKKNCCASHKIYCIGGRRGRSLISSPSSLSSTRSSTPTIANVVSPSLTSLSNRTQIESDT
- the sona gene encoding A disintegrin and metalloproteinase with thrombospondin motifs like isoform X2 — protein: MRFSRKSYPIIPNTFLFFLVLGTSTSSLLHVQASQTEASSHHHAHMSMSKQELRRIFQVEHHDDVPRYEVIKIHSVIRRRRRRRSSDDDDFDEIVHRVNLRTHGQDFNLELQRNQHLLKKSFNGSNFWFADSPVGDDGNRDANISYTPHFGNEDEEEIGFPYQDPKNRAAVLLFKDKTENAFLMDGMISEDLVVKPITPDMRDRLSIPRSPRFLPFPEEEDETEEEIRSPRVISSNRLLHDDYAFLDEDEDIEDEDVMVQRNKRSSEENEIRFNSGYHIIFKRKNVGEDHSSDYHHMENEEKSAFTQIDERVVKERIHSRNKRQAPYIIFPEILCIVDYDGYRLHGKDNIAIKRYVISFWNGIDLRYKLLKSPSVKISIAGIIISRGRDATPYLERNRVGKDAIDSAAALTDMGKYLFLERRLPVYDIAVAITKLDMCRKKSQYGGDCNRGTAGFAYVGGACVVNKKLEKVNSVAIVEDTGGFSGIIVAAHELGHLLGAVHDGSPPPLYLGGPGARKCRWSDGFIMSDLRHTSKGFRWSRCSVKQFHHFLNGETATCMYNSPHSDESLPRVLPGKLLSLDAQCRKDRGTSACFKDDRVCAQLFCFDAGSGYCVSYRPAAEGSRCGDGKMCLNGKCVNEHENAVDFDSDGFVRRSGTVDFEEAPSHQSTDLGRYFRHMRRSY